A single region of the Drosophila takahashii strain IR98-3 E-12201 chromosome 2R, DtakHiC1v2, whole genome shotgun sequence genome encodes:
- the Patronin gene encoding patronin isoform X35, producing MDVETQEIRQARQRASVKWLLSKAFNNRVPDNLKEPFYRDHENQERLKPQIIVELGNATLYCQTLSNLYSDPNYQSMNHWSIIQTLARKGVPVAETSDMPITETVLIQTNPLRINAHMSVIESLMVLYAKEISSGDRVMAAIRRISGNNYQAPPGQSYEQALLGWISHACAALKKRIIKEVDAGLPDDNGSRLQTPDIPPVRDFQDLCDGICLALLISYYCPKVVPWTSVRINYLPAVEDSIHNILLVCNFSQKHLPYSVFHMTPEDVTYMRGSMKLNLVLLLTDLFNLFEIHPAKCVCYPGMDGQAFVVHKSRGITTLASMHSQQQQQLHQQHQQQQQQQQQQQYQQHPSHSQLQIQQQQEPLVPARLRQAKEKTNVESKADERGDFVAAGRPSNWEQSRRPSFAGRRSRRNSSSEDSQLTIENFGGSQDQLNTLGRYERDRERKLSNTSVGGSGYPVEPAVAVRSSIADARGTLQLGYDTDSGSEKQDRETEKYSMRRQVSVDNVPTVSSHNLSNAGSPLPVARHKQHSSDKDYGSNSGVTMTPDTPYNDTRSTSGYDPESTPVRKSSTSSMPASPAAWQLDVGDDDMRSLENASKLSTIRMKLEEKRRRIEQDKRKIEMALLRHQEKEDLESCPDVMKWETMSNESKRTPDMDPVDLDKYQQTYGSQQHLADHHYQQPRPMQQSFGSSPHLPQAYNAPVSAYSSRPPSRDPYQQQLHQQHQQQQPMAMPQYVNEHGQYMSPPQPAHYMQQQPQQQQQQQPQSIYSDNGAAYNNHSPYGGGAPQYRSSVVYDDYGQPTNHFYLHESSPQPQAHPHPQRRTWAHSAAAAAYEQQQQIQQPLVDVNAWQTQQHQQQKQKQTWMNRPPSSVGAPSPGSFVLHQNGGGNNGGGGELQHLFQVQASPQHAQRQVSGSNGVQRQQSLTNLRDNRSPRAPQQMGMPMQHEDMMAPQSICFIGDEEDVDELERNIIESMQSTRISDFVHQQQQQHQQQLQQQQQRLQGHSGRGSSSEDYDSGEMISNKLNITSGNLTYRIPSPSRPSIQANSFQDPRSPMAAASGEEPPEKGFYISFDDEQPKRPKPPLRAKRSPKKEAPPGGRDSVDNQATLKRESLSQLHNNNNIGFGGGEDVVSSKPVTRHSIHGLSNSNSVKSPGNATYNKYTDEPPIQLRQLAVSGAVSPTGNERRHLEDVTNQTHQQQQQQPMSPTRLQQSSNNAEAAKNKALVIGADSTNLDPDSVDEMERRKEKIMLLSLQRRQQQEEAKARKEIESSQKREKEREKEEERSRKKEEQIARRAAILEQHRLKKAIEEAEREGKTLDRPDLHVKLQPHSSTSTTPRLRQQRTTRPRPKTIHVDDASVDISEASSISSRGKKGSSSNLTESPDDYPSTSSTPIGRRGSYKTSRGPKLYKQPAAKSNRGIILNAVEYCVFPGVVNREAKQKVLEKIARSEAKHFLVLFRDAGCQFRALYSYQPETDQVTKLYGTGPSQVDEVMFDKFFKYNSGGKCFSQVHTKHLTVTIDAFTIHNSLWQGKRVQLPSKKDMALVI from the exons ATGGATGTCGAAACACAGGAAATACGACAG GCTCGTCAACGTGCTTCCGTCAAGTGGCTGCTCTCGAAGGCCTTTAACAATCGCGTGCCAGACAACCTGAAGGAGCCCTTCTATCGCGACCATGAGAACCAGGAGCGCCTCAAGCCGCAGATCATCGTGGAGCTGGGCAATGCCACGCTCTACTGCCAGACGCTGTCCAATCTGTACTCAGATCCCAACTACCAAAGCATGAACCACTGGTCAATAATACAGACGCTAGCGCGCAAGGGAGTTCCCGTGGCGGAGACCTCGGACATGCCCATTACCGAAACGGTATTAATTCAAACGAATCCGCTGCGAATT AACGCCCACATGTCTGTGATAGAATCGCTGATGGTTTTGTATGCGAAGGAAATATCGTCGGGTGACCGCGTCATGGCGGCCATACGAAG AATATCTGGCAACAACTATCAGGCGCCTCCTGGCCAGTCCTATGAGCAAGCTCTGCTGGGCTGGATTTCGCATGCTTGCGCTGCTCTAAAGAAGCGCATTATCAAGGAGGTGGACGCTGGGCTGCCCGATGATAAT GGCTCTCGTCTGCAGACGCCGGACATACCGCCTGTGAGGGACTTCCAGGATCTGTGCGACGGCATCTGCTTGGCGCTGCTTATCTCGTACTATTGCCCCAAGGTGGTGCCGTGGACGAGTGTGCGGATTAATTATCTGCCGGCCGTCGAGGATTCGATTCATAACATCCTGCTGGTGTGCAACTTCTCGCAGAAGCATCTGCCCTACAGCGTGTTCCACATGACGCCCGAGGATGTGACCTATATGAGAGG ATCCATGAAACTGAATCTGGTACTGCTGCTCACGGATCTGTTCAATCTGTTCGAGATACACCCAGCCAAGTGCGTTTGCTACCCCGGCATGGATGGTCAGG CCTTTGTGGTGCACAAGTCGCGTGGCATCACCACACTCGCCTCCATGcactcgcagcagcagcagcagctccatcagcaacatcagcagcagcagcaacagcaacagcagcagcaataccAGCAGCACCCGTCCCACTCGCAGCTCCaaatccagcagcagcaggagcccTTGGTTCCGGCTCGCTTGCGCCAGGCTAAAGAAAAGACCAATGTCGAGTCGAAGGCGGACGAGAGAG GCGATTTTGTCGCTGCCGGTCGACCAAGTAACTGGGAACAGAGCCGCCGGCCCAGCTTTGCAG GACGTCGCTCACGCAGGAATTCCTCGAGTGAGGACTCCCAGCTGACCATTGAAAACTTTGGCGGCTCACAGGATCAGCTGAATACATTAGGACGCTACGAACGCGACAGGGAACGTAAGTTGTCCAACACCAGCGTGGGTGGTAGTGGCTATCCAGTGGAACCCGCCGTGGCCGTTCGATCCTCGATTGCCGATGCGCGGGGCACGTTGCAGCTGGGTTACGACACGGATTCGGGCTCTGAGAAGCAGGATCGCGAGACGGAAAAGTATTCGATGCGGCGGCAAGTCAG CGTGGACAATGTGCCCACTGTTTCGTCGCACAATCTTTCGAATGCGGGCAGCCCGTTGCCGGTGGCCAGGCACAAGCAACATTCCAGCGACAAAGACTACGGCAGCAACAGTGGGGTGACGATGACGCCGGATACGCCGTACAACGATACCCGTTCCACCAGTGGCTACGATCCGGAGAGCACGCCCGTGCGCAAATCCTCGACTAGCAGCATGCCAGCGAGTCCAGCTGCCTGGCAGTTGGATGTGGGTGACGATGATATGCGATCGCTGGAGAACGCCAGCAAGCTGTCCACCATACGGATGAAGCTGGAGGAGAAGCGGCGGCGCATAGAGCAGGACAAGCGCAAGATCGAGATGGCCTTGCTGCGACACCAGGAGAAG gAGGATTTGGAGTCGTGTCCGGATGTGATGAAATGGGAGACCATGAGCAACGAATCGAAGCGCACGCCCGACATGGATCCCGTTGACTTGGACAAGTACCAG CAGACCTACGGGTCGCAGCAGCACCTGGCCGATCACCATTACCAGCAGCCGAGACCCATGCAGCAAAGCTTTGGCTCATCGCCGCATCTTCCGCAGGCCTACAACGCCCCAGTCAGTGCGTACAGTTCCCGTCCGCCCAGCCGCGATCcctaccagcagcagctccaccagcaacatcagcagcaacagccgaTGGCCATGCCCCAGTACGTCAACGAGCATGGGCAGTACATGTCGCCGCCGCAGCCCGCCCACTACATGCAGCAgcaaccgcagcagcagcaacagcagcagccgcagagCATCTACAGTGACAACGGGGCGGCGTACAACAACCACTCGCCCTACGGCGGAGGAGCTCCGCAGTATCGGAGCAGCGTGGTGTACGATGATTACGGGCAGCCCACCAATCACTTTTACCTGCACGAATCGTCGCCACAGCCGCAGgctcatccgcatccgcagcgGAGGACTTGGGCCCACTCCGCAGCAGCCGCCGCctacgagcagcagcagcagatccaGCAGCCTCTGGTGGATGTGAATGCCTGGCAGacgcagcagcatcagcagcagaagcagaaacagACCTGGATGAACAGGCCGCCCTCGAGTGTGGGCGCACCCAGTCCCGGCAGCTTTGTGCTGCATCAGAATGGAGGAGGAAATAACGGAGGAGGTGGCGAACTACAGCACCTGTTTCAGGTGCAGGCCTCGCCGCAGCACGCCCAGCGTCAGGTGAGCGGTTCGAATGGCGTGCAGCGCCAGCAATCGCTGACCAATTTGCGCGACAATCGATCGCCCAGGGCACCGCAACAAATGGGCATGCCGATGCAGCACGAGGACATGATGGCGCCGCAGAGCATTTGCTTCATCGGCGACGAGGAGGATGTGGATGAGCTGGAGCGCAACATCATTGAGTCCATGCAGTCGACGCGCATCTCCGACTTTgtgcaccagcagcagcagcaacatcaacagcaactccagcagcagcagcagcgattgCAGGGGCACAGCGGACGAGGCAGCAGCTCGGAGGATTACGACAGCGGGGAGATGATCTCCAACAAGCTGAACATCACCAGCGGCAACCTCACGTACCGCATACCCTCGCCCTCCCGTCCCTCCATCCAGGCCAACAGCTTCCAGGATCCCCGATCCCCAATGGCAGCGGCATCCGGCGAGGAGCCGCCCGAGAAGGGCTTCTACATCTCCTTCGACGACGAGCAGCCCAAGCGACCCAAGCCACCGCTGCGGGCCAAGCGATCGCCCAAAAAGGAGGCTCCGCCGGGTGGAAGGGACAGCGTGGATAACCAGGCGACCCTCAAACGTGAATCGCTAAGTCAGctgcacaacaacaacaacattggATTCGGCGGAGGTGAGGATGTGGTGAGCAGCAAGCCAGTGACCAGGCACAGCATCCACGGGCTGAGCAACTCCAACAGTGTCAAATCCCCCGGGAATGCCACCTACAACAAGTACACCGATGAGCCGCCCATCCAACTCCGCCAGCTGGCCGTTTCGGGAGCAGTTTCGCCGACTGGCAACGAACGCCGCCACTTGGAGGATGTGACCAATCAgacgcatcagcagcagcagcaacagccgaTGTCGCCCACGCGACTCCAGCAGAGCAGCAACAATGCGGAGGCGGCCAAAAACAAGGCGCTGGTCATCGGAGCAGATTCTACGAATTTGGATCCG GATTCTGTAGACGAGATGGAGCGGCGCAAGGAGAAGATCATGCTGCTGTCCCTGCAGCGTcgccagcagcaggaggaggccAAGGCGCGCAAGGAGATCGAGTCTTCCCAGAAGCGGGAAAAGGAGcgcgagaaggaggaggagcggtCGCGCAAGAAGGAAGAGCAAATAGCTCGGCGAGCGGCCATTTTGGAGCAGCACAGACTCAAGAAAGCCATCGAAGAGGCCGAGCGAGAG GGTAAAACCCTGGATCGGCCCGACTTGCATGTGAAACTGCAACCCCATTCATCCACCTCAACGACTCCGCGGCTGAGGCAGCAGCGCACCACGCGTCCCAGACCCAAGACGATCCACGTGGACGATGCCAGCGTGGACATCAGCGAGGCTTCGAGCATCTCTAGTCGGGGCAAGAAAGGCTCAAGCTCGAATCTAACCG AGTCACCCGATGATTATCCCAGTACAAGTTCAACTCCGATTGGACGACGGGGATCGTACAAAACTTCCAGAG GTCCCAAACTCTATAAACAACCAGCGGCCAAATCGAATCGTGGGATCATCCTGAACGCCGTTGAATACTGCGTTTTTCCCGGCGTCGTCAACCGCGAGGCCAAACAGAAAGTGCTGGAGAAGATCGCGCGCTCGGAGGCGAAGCACTTCCTGGTACTCTTCCGGGATGCGGGCTGCCAGTTCCGCGCCCTCTACAGCTACCAGCCGGAAACGGACCAGGTGACCAAGCTGTATGGCACTGGGCCTAGTCAAGTCGACGAAGTGATGTTCGACAAGTTCTTCAA ATACAACTCAGGCGGCAAGTGCTTCTCGCAAGTGCACACAAAGCATCTGACGGTGACCATCGACGCCTTCACAATACACAATTCCCTGTGGCAGGGCAAGCGGGTGCAGTTGCCCAGCAAAAAGGACATGGCGCTGGTAATCTAA
- the Patronin gene encoding patronin isoform X24, with the protein MDVETQEIRQARQRASVKWLLSKAFNNRVPDNLKEPFYRDHENQERLKPQIIVELGNATLYCQTLSNLYSDPNYQSMNHWSIIQTLARKGVPVAETSDMPITETVLIQTNPLRINAHMSVIESLMVLYAKEISSGDRVMAAIRRISGNNYQAPPGQSYEQALLGWISHACAALKKRIIKEVDAGLPDDNGSRLQTPDIPPVRDFQDLCDGICLALLISYYCPKVVPWTSVRINYLPAVEDSIHNILLVCNFSQKHLPYSVFHMTPEDVTYMRGSMKLNLVLLLTDLFNLFEIHPAKCVCYPGMDGQVPHSNSFGGGLNRRSTPPNEYQTVQSNNFDGNNHAEAFVVHKSRGITTLASMHSQQQQQLHQQHQQQQQQQQQQQYQQHPSHSQLQIQQQQEPLVPARLRQAKEKTNVESKADERGDFVAAGRPSNWEQSRRPSFAGRRSRRNSSSEDSQLTIENFGGSQDQLNTLGRYERDRERKLSNTSVGGSGYPVEPAVAVRSSIADARGTLQLGYDTDSGSEKQDRETEKYSMRRQVSVDNVPTVSSHNLSNAGSPLPVARHKQHSSDKDYGSNSGVTMTPDTPYNDTRSTSGYDPESTPVRKSSTSSMPASPAAWQLDVGDDDMRSLENASKLSTIRMKLEEKRRRIEQDKRKIEMALLRHQEKEDLESCPDVMKWETMSNESKRTPDMDPVDLDKYQQSIAIMNMNLQDIQQDIHRLATQQSQMQAQHLQAQQLMQAQQIANMLNQQQTYGSQQHLADHHYQQPRPMQQSFGSSPHLPQAYNAPVSAYSSRPPSRDPYQQQLHQQHQQQQPMAMPQYVNEHGQYMSPPQPAHYMQQQPQQQQQQQPQSIYSDNGAAYNNHSPYGGGAPQYRSSVVYDDYGQPTNHFYLHESSPQPQAHPHPQRRTWAHSAAAAAYEQQQQIQQPLVDVNAWQTQQHQQQKQKQTWMNRPPSSVGAPSPGSFVLHQNGGGNNGGGGELQHLFQVQASPQHAQRQVSGSNGVQRQQSLTNLRDNRSPRAPQQMGMPMQHEDMMAPQSICFIGDEEDVDELERNIIESMQSTRISDFVHQQQQQHQQQLQQQQQRLQGHSGRGSSSEDYDSGEMISNKLNITSGNLTYRIPSPSRPSIQANSFQDPRSPMAAASGEEPPEKGFYISFDDEQPKRPKPPLRAKRSPKKEAPPGGRDSVDNQATLKRESLSQLHNNNNIGFGGGEDVVSSKPVTRHSIHGLSNSNSVKSPGNATYNKYTDEPPIQLRQLAVSGAVSPTGNERRHLEDVTNQTHQQQQQQPMSPTRLQQSSNNAEAAKNKALVIGADSTNLDPDSVDEMERRKEKIMLLSLQRRQQQEEAKARKEIESSQKREKEREKEEERSRKKEEQIARRAAILEQHRLKKAIEEAEREGKTLDRPDLHVKLQPHSSTSTTPRLRQQRTTRPRPKTIHVDDASVDISEASSISSRGKKGSSSNLTGYGQLSSNSMKRDYYRGSQDSLTVKEPAGVERGRTLSRISVAKGSTLNFRGRKSNSLMNLCDSGLGRATPPRRAPSPGMGMGASGPKLYKQPAAKSNRGIILNAVEYCVFPGVVNREAKQKVLEKIARSEAKHFLVLFRDAGCQFRALYSYQPETDQVTKLYGTGPSQVDEVMFDKFFKYNSGGKCFSQVHTKHLTVTIDAFTIHNSLWQGKRVQLPSKKDMALVI; encoded by the exons ATGGATGTCGAAACACAGGAAATACGACAG GCTCGTCAACGTGCTTCCGTCAAGTGGCTGCTCTCGAAGGCCTTTAACAATCGCGTGCCAGACAACCTGAAGGAGCCCTTCTATCGCGACCATGAGAACCAGGAGCGCCTCAAGCCGCAGATCATCGTGGAGCTGGGCAATGCCACGCTCTACTGCCAGACGCTGTCCAATCTGTACTCAGATCCCAACTACCAAAGCATGAACCACTGGTCAATAATACAGACGCTAGCGCGCAAGGGAGTTCCCGTGGCGGAGACCTCGGACATGCCCATTACCGAAACGGTATTAATTCAAACGAATCCGCTGCGAATT AACGCCCACATGTCTGTGATAGAATCGCTGATGGTTTTGTATGCGAAGGAAATATCGTCGGGTGACCGCGTCATGGCGGCCATACGAAG AATATCTGGCAACAACTATCAGGCGCCTCCTGGCCAGTCCTATGAGCAAGCTCTGCTGGGCTGGATTTCGCATGCTTGCGCTGCTCTAAAGAAGCGCATTATCAAGGAGGTGGACGCTGGGCTGCCCGATGATAAT GGCTCTCGTCTGCAGACGCCGGACATACCGCCTGTGAGGGACTTCCAGGATCTGTGCGACGGCATCTGCTTGGCGCTGCTTATCTCGTACTATTGCCCCAAGGTGGTGCCGTGGACGAGTGTGCGGATTAATTATCTGCCGGCCGTCGAGGATTCGATTCATAACATCCTGCTGGTGTGCAACTTCTCGCAGAAGCATCTGCCCTACAGCGTGTTCCACATGACGCCCGAGGATGTGACCTATATGAGAGG ATCCATGAAACTGAATCTGGTACTGCTGCTCACGGATCTGTTCAATCTGTTCGAGATACACCCAGCCAAGTGCGTTTGCTACCCCGGCATGGATGGTCAGG tTCCGCACTCGAATTCATTTGGCGGCGGCCTAAATCGCAGATCAACCCCGCCCAACGAATACCAGACGGTTCAGTCAAATAATTTTGACGGTAATAATCATGCCGaag CCTTTGTGGTGCACAAGTCGCGTGGCATCACCACACTCGCCTCCATGcactcgcagcagcagcagcagctccatcagcaacatcagcagcagcagcaacagcaacagcagcagcaataccAGCAGCACCCGTCCCACTCGCAGCTCCaaatccagcagcagcaggagcccTTGGTTCCGGCTCGCTTGCGCCAGGCTAAAGAAAAGACCAATGTCGAGTCGAAGGCGGACGAGAGAG GCGATTTTGTCGCTGCCGGTCGACCAAGTAACTGGGAACAGAGCCGCCGGCCCAGCTTTGCAG GACGTCGCTCACGCAGGAATTCCTCGAGTGAGGACTCCCAGCTGACCATTGAAAACTTTGGCGGCTCACAGGATCAGCTGAATACATTAGGACGCTACGAACGCGACAGGGAACGTAAGTTGTCCAACACCAGCGTGGGTGGTAGTGGCTATCCAGTGGAACCCGCCGTGGCCGTTCGATCCTCGATTGCCGATGCGCGGGGCACGTTGCAGCTGGGTTACGACACGGATTCGGGCTCTGAGAAGCAGGATCGCGAGACGGAAAAGTATTCGATGCGGCGGCAAGTCAG CGTGGACAATGTGCCCACTGTTTCGTCGCACAATCTTTCGAATGCGGGCAGCCCGTTGCCGGTGGCCAGGCACAAGCAACATTCCAGCGACAAAGACTACGGCAGCAACAGTGGGGTGACGATGACGCCGGATACGCCGTACAACGATACCCGTTCCACCAGTGGCTACGATCCGGAGAGCACGCCCGTGCGCAAATCCTCGACTAGCAGCATGCCAGCGAGTCCAGCTGCCTGGCAGTTGGATGTGGGTGACGATGATATGCGATCGCTGGAGAACGCCAGCAAGCTGTCCACCATACGGATGAAGCTGGAGGAGAAGCGGCGGCGCATAGAGCAGGACAAGCGCAAGATCGAGATGGCCTTGCTGCGACACCAGGAGAAG gAGGATTTGGAGTCGTGTCCGGATGTGATGAAATGGGAGACCATGAGCAACGAATCGAAGCGCACGCCCGACATGGATCCCGTTGACTTGGACAAGTACCAG CAAAGCATCGCCATCATGAACATGAATCTGCAGGACATTCAGCAGGACATCCACCGCCTGGCCACGCAGCAGAGTCAGATGCAGGCGCAGCACCTGCAGGCCCAGCAGCTGATGCAGGCTCAGCAGATAGCCAACATGCTGAACCAG CAGCAGACCTACGGGTCGCAGCAGCACCTGGCCGATCACCATTACCAGCAGCCGAGACCCATGCAGCAAAGCTTTGGCTCATCGCCGCATCTTCCGCAGGCCTACAACGCCCCAGTCAGTGCGTACAGTTCCCGTCCGCCCAGCCGCGATCcctaccagcagcagctccaccagcaacatcagcagcaacagccgaTGGCCATGCCCCAGTACGTCAACGAGCATGGGCAGTACATGTCGCCGCCGCAGCCCGCCCACTACATGCAGCAgcaaccgcagcagcagcaacagcagcagccgcagagCATCTACAGTGACAACGGGGCGGCGTACAACAACCACTCGCCCTACGGCGGAGGAGCTCCGCAGTATCGGAGCAGCGTGGTGTACGATGATTACGGGCAGCCCACCAATCACTTTTACCTGCACGAATCGTCGCCACAGCCGCAGgctcatccgcatccgcagcgGAGGACTTGGGCCCACTCCGCAGCAGCCGCCGCctacgagcagcagcagcagatccaGCAGCCTCTGGTGGATGTGAATGCCTGGCAGacgcagcagcatcagcagcagaagcagaaacagACCTGGATGAACAGGCCGCCCTCGAGTGTGGGCGCACCCAGTCCCGGCAGCTTTGTGCTGCATCAGAATGGAGGAGGAAATAACGGAGGAGGTGGCGAACTACAGCACCTGTTTCAGGTGCAGGCCTCGCCGCAGCACGCCCAGCGTCAGGTGAGCGGTTCGAATGGCGTGCAGCGCCAGCAATCGCTGACCAATTTGCGCGACAATCGATCGCCCAGGGCACCGCAACAAATGGGCATGCCGATGCAGCACGAGGACATGATGGCGCCGCAGAGCATTTGCTTCATCGGCGACGAGGAGGATGTGGATGAGCTGGAGCGCAACATCATTGAGTCCATGCAGTCGACGCGCATCTCCGACTTTgtgcaccagcagcagcagcaacatcaacagcaactccagcagcagcagcagcgattgCAGGGGCACAGCGGACGAGGCAGCAGCTCGGAGGATTACGACAGCGGGGAGATGATCTCCAACAAGCTGAACATCACCAGCGGCAACCTCACGTACCGCATACCCTCGCCCTCCCGTCCCTCCATCCAGGCCAACAGCTTCCAGGATCCCCGATCCCCAATGGCAGCGGCATCCGGCGAGGAGCCGCCCGAGAAGGGCTTCTACATCTCCTTCGACGACGAGCAGCCCAAGCGACCCAAGCCACCGCTGCGGGCCAAGCGATCGCCCAAAAAGGAGGCTCCGCCGGGTGGAAGGGACAGCGTGGATAACCAGGCGACCCTCAAACGTGAATCGCTAAGTCAGctgcacaacaacaacaacattggATTCGGCGGAGGTGAGGATGTGGTGAGCAGCAAGCCAGTGACCAGGCACAGCATCCACGGGCTGAGCAACTCCAACAGTGTCAAATCCCCCGGGAATGCCACCTACAACAAGTACACCGATGAGCCGCCCATCCAACTCCGCCAGCTGGCCGTTTCGGGAGCAGTTTCGCCGACTGGCAACGAACGCCGCCACTTGGAGGATGTGACCAATCAgacgcatcagcagcagcagcaacagccgaTGTCGCCCACGCGACTCCAGCAGAGCAGCAACAATGCGGAGGCGGCCAAAAACAAGGCGCTGGTCATCGGAGCAGATTCTACGAATTTGGATCCG GATTCTGTAGACGAGATGGAGCGGCGCAAGGAGAAGATCATGCTGCTGTCCCTGCAGCGTcgccagcagcaggaggaggccAAGGCGCGCAAGGAGATCGAGTCTTCCCAGAAGCGGGAAAAGGAGcgcgagaaggaggaggagcggtCGCGCAAGAAGGAAGAGCAAATAGCTCGGCGAGCGGCCATTTTGGAGCAGCACAGACTCAAGAAAGCCATCGAAGAGGCCGAGCGAGAG GGTAAAACCCTGGATCGGCCCGACTTGCATGTGAAACTGCAACCCCATTCATCCACCTCAACGACTCCGCGGCTGAGGCAGCAGCGCACCACGCGTCCCAGACCCAAGACGATCCACGTGGACGATGCCAGCGTGGACATCAGCGAGGCTTCGAGCATCTCTAGTCGGGGCAAGAAAGGCTCAAGCTCGAATCTAACCG GCTACGGTCAACTAAGCTCAAATTCAATGAAAAGAGATTACTACAGGGGCTCGCAAGACTCCCTCACTGTAAAAg AGCCAGCCGGCGTAGAAAGAGGCCGCACTCTGTCGCGTATCTCCGTCGCAAAGGGCAGCACGCTTAATTTCCGGGGCCGAAAGTCCAATTCGCTAATGAATCTGTGCG ATTCGGGACTGGGACGCGCCACTCCGCCGAGGCGTGCTCCGTCGcctggaatgggaatgggcgcTTCAG GTCCCAAACTCTATAAACAACCAGCGGCCAAATCGAATCGTGGGATCATCCTGAACGCCGTTGAATACTGCGTTTTTCCCGGCGTCGTCAACCGCGAGGCCAAACAGAAAGTGCTGGAGAAGATCGCGCGCTCGGAGGCGAAGCACTTCCTGGTACTCTTCCGGGATGCGGGCTGCCAGTTCCGCGCCCTCTACAGCTACCAGCCGGAAACGGACCAGGTGACCAAGCTGTATGGCACTGGGCCTAGTCAAGTCGACGAAGTGATGTTCGACAAGTTCTTCAA ATACAACTCAGGCGGCAAGTGCTTCTCGCAAGTGCACACAAAGCATCTGACGGTGACCATCGACGCCTTCACAATACACAATTCCCTGTGGCAGGGCAAGCGGGTGCAGTTGCCCAGCAAAAAGGACATGGCGCTGGTAATCTAA